A single window of Pontibacillus chungwhensis DNA harbors:
- the sigX gene encoding RNA polymerase sigma factor SigX: protein MDSVFQDLYEKYHKDVFQFIFYMVKNREQAEDLVQEVYIKVMNSYDRFNGDSSEKTWMFSIARHVTIDFFRKQKRKRNRILEFFDWGEKGHLIEDGQPIPEEIALQNEEIQKMYHCLEKCTMDQKTVIILRFIQSMSIQETADILGMTVSKVKTTQHRGMKALQSLMNEEYEEGIQRETK, encoded by the coding sequence ATGGATTCCGTATTTCAAGATCTTTATGAGAAATATCATAAAGATGTGTTTCAATTTATATTTTATATGGTTAAAAACCGGGAACAAGCTGAGGATCTCGTTCAAGAAGTCTATATAAAAGTAATGAATTCCTATGACCGTTTCAATGGGGATAGTAGTGAAAAGACATGGATGTTTTCAATAGCACGCCATGTTACGATTGATTTCTTCAGAAAGCAAAAGAGAAAGAGAAATCGAATTTTAGAATTCTTTGACTGGGGAGAAAAAGGTCATCTTATTGAAGACGGACAACCAATCCCTGAGGAAATTGCTCTTCAAAATGAAGAAATTCAAAAAATGTATCATTGCTTAGAAAAGTGTACAATGGACCAGAAGACGGTGATTATCTTACGATTTATTCAATCCATGTCCATACAGGAGACTGCTGATATATTAGGGATGACGGTTAGCAAAGTAAAGACCACACAACACAGAGGGATGAAGGCGCTACAATCCCTTATGAATGAGGAATATGAGGAGGGGATCCAGCGTGAAACGAAATAA
- a CDS encoding ECF transporter S component encodes MNLYRLTLLSLLASLATVGRFLFSFYPNVQPVTAIIIICGIWLGPSYSVILAILTTILSNMLLGMGIWTLPQIVSWSLIGLLAGLLGKYRHKIPLYGFAFFAGMSGYFFGFIMAVTYGQIGNHFFAYWLTSLPFDTYHAVGNVVFMVILYPVLSRLFQLYEKKNFKSFSRPNQTLN; translated from the coding sequence ATGAACTTATACAGGTTAACGCTGCTTTCATTGCTTGCTTCTCTTGCCACTGTAGGTCGATTTTTATTCAGCTTTTATCCGAATGTCCAGCCTGTGACCGCAATCATTATTATATGTGGAATTTGGTTAGGTCCTTCTTATTCCGTTATCCTTGCCATTTTGACTACAATCTTATCGAATATGTTGCTTGGTATGGGAATATGGACGTTGCCTCAAATTGTGAGTTGGTCTCTTATTGGACTTCTCGCGGGTTTACTAGGGAAATATCGTCATAAGATTCCATTGTATGGATTTGCCTTCTTTGCGGGTATGAGTGGGTATTTCTTTGGATTTATAATGGCCGTTACATATGGCCAGATCGGAAACCATTTCTTTGCCTATTGGTTAACGAGTCTCCCTTTTGATACGTATCATGCGGTTGGAAATGTCGTTTTTATGGTCATCTTGTATCCTGTCTTATCCCGTTTGTTTCAATTATACGAAAAGAAAAATTTTAAATCTTTTAGCAGACCCAATCAGACTTTGAACTGA
- a CDS encoding DUF4430 domain-containing protein, protein MKQLLQLFLVSFFVLGGLAACGQSTEGGSNGDADNQSTQEEQEQQVEVKITKNNGEEVISEKEVEIEDGMTVMEVMEANFNLEAGNDGFITAIEGVSPEDGEKKAWFYTVNGEEAMVGAKDYKLEAGDSVTFDFHSWE, encoded by the coding sequence GTGAAACAACTGTTACAACTATTTTTGGTGTCCTTTTTTGTACTAGGAGGTCTTGCAGCATGTGGACAATCCACAGAAGGTGGAAGCAATGGAGATGCAGATAACCAGTCCACGCAAGAAGAACAAGAGCAACAAGTAGAAGTTAAAATCACCAAAAATAACGGGGAAGAAGTTATAAGTGAAAAAGAGGTTGAAATTGAAGACGGTATGACGGTTATGGAAGTCATGGAAGCTAATTTTAATTTAGAGGCTGGAAATGACGGCTTTATCACTGCTATTGAAGGAGTTAGCCCTGAAGATGGAGAGAAAAAGGCTTGGTTTTATACTGTAAATGGGGAAGAAGCAATGGTTGGAGCGAAGGATTATAAATTAGAGGCTGGGGATTCTGTGACATTTGATTTTCATAGCTGGGAGTAA
- a CDS encoding ATP-binding protein, whose translation MFWRSVVGKLWFTILLLVSFVLFILTVLLLEFFESYHVYQAEQELMQTAEKVEDILDEYEERPLALSIAEKIIDPSSRIVVAFDDKDQWISPTYKEDVPVVPIKWLYEDESLSTVFASNETVMKEDIIPGTDTHVMIVGIPLSNEGAGIFVYQSLAFVEQTTSQTTKIIFLGAGIAIILTTIFAFFLSTRITSPLIKMREGAFELARGEFNTKVPILTHDEIGELAMAFNRMGRQLKFHINALNQEKEQLSGILRSMADGVITLNRKGHMLVTNPPADQFIDSWFYEHENGLPNHDLLPGELQEMLEEVITKEKEIMTELVVQGRSFVVIMTPLYDKTYVRGAVAVIRDMTEERRLDKLRKDFIANVSHELRTPISMLQGYSEAIVDDIAESKEDKNELAQIIYDESLRIGRLVNELLDLARMEAGHIQLNRELVDLHDYIERIVKKFTGLANDKNITIQVQVDEDLGQVYFDYDRIEQVLTNLLDNAIRHTDHDKLVFVDVEKEEEDVQFSIRDQGIGIAEEDLPFVFERFYKADKSRKRSEGGKTGTGLGLAIAKNIVEAHKGSISVHSKQGEGTTFLFRLPNINES comes from the coding sequence ATGTTTTGGAGGAGTGTAGTAGGTAAGCTTTGGTTTACTATACTACTTTTAGTATCTTTTGTTTTATTTATTTTAACGGTACTGTTACTTGAATTTTTTGAAAGTTATCATGTCTATCAAGCAGAACAAGAATTAATGCAAACCGCTGAAAAGGTTGAGGATATTCTTGATGAATATGAAGAGAGACCTTTGGCTTTATCCATTGCTGAGAAAATTATAGACCCTTCAAGCAGAATTGTTGTGGCTTTTGATGATAAGGATCAATGGATTTCACCTACCTATAAAGAGGACGTGCCAGTTGTTCCGATCAAATGGTTATACGAGGATGAATCGTTATCTACTGTATTTGCATCTAATGAGACAGTTATGAAGGAGGACATTATTCCTGGAACTGACACCCACGTTATGATTGTGGGGATCCCTTTATCAAATGAAGGAGCTGGAATATTTGTTTATCAGTCTCTGGCTTTTGTTGAACAGACTACCTCTCAAACGACGAAAATCATTTTCCTTGGAGCAGGGATAGCTATTATTTTAACTACAATCTTTGCTTTCTTCCTATCGACTCGAATTACCTCGCCTCTTATAAAAATGAGAGAAGGGGCATTTGAATTAGCTAGGGGAGAATTTAATACGAAAGTTCCCATTTTAACGCACGATGAGATTGGGGAACTGGCTATGGCATTTAATCGAATGGGAAGGCAATTAAAATTCCATATTAATGCTTTGAACCAAGAGAAGGAGCAATTATCAGGGATTCTTCGATCGATGGCTGATGGGGTCATCACATTGAACCGTAAAGGGCATATGCTTGTTACAAATCCTCCGGCTGATCAATTTATCGATTCTTGGTTTTATGAACATGAAAATGGACTGCCTAATCATGATCTCTTACCTGGCGAGTTACAGGAAATGCTTGAGGAAGTTATTACGAAAGAAAAAGAGATTATGACCGAGCTCGTCGTACAAGGCCGTAGTTTTGTTGTCATCATGACTCCGCTTTATGACAAAACATATGTCCGGGGTGCAGTGGCTGTTATCCGTGACATGACTGAAGAAAGAAGACTCGATAAACTAAGGAAAGACTTTATAGCGAATGTGTCTCATGAGCTCCGTACACCTATATCCATGTTGCAGGGGTATAGTGAAGCCATTGTGGATGATATTGCGGAATCAAAAGAGGACAAGAATGAATTAGCGCAGATCATTTATGATGAATCCTTGCGAATAGGTAGACTCGTGAATGAGCTTTTAGATTTGGCTCGCATGGAAGCTGGTCATATTCAGTTAAACCGTGAGCTAGTTGATCTCCATGACTACATTGAGCGAATTGTGAAAAAGTTTACAGGTCTTGCGAATGATAAGAACATTACCATTCAAGTTCAGGTAGATGAGGACTTGGGACAAGTCTACTTTGATTACGACCGTATTGAGCAGGTGTTAACAAACCTCCTCGATAATGCCATCCGCCATACCGATCATGATAAGTTAGTCTTTGTAGATGTAGAAAAAGAAGAAGAGGACGTGCAATTTTCAATTCGCGACCAGGGGATTGGTATAGCTGAAGAAGATCTACCATTTGTGTTTGAACGTTTTTATAAAGCGGATAAATCGCGTAAAAGAAGCGAAGGCGGAAAAACGGGGACTGGATTAGGCCTAGCGATTGCCAAAAATATTGTGGAGGCTCATAAAGGTTCTATTTCCGTTCACAGTAAACAAGGGGAAGGAACAACCTTCTTGTTTAGACTTCCAAATATCAACGAATCCTGA
- a CDS encoding response regulator, giving the protein MDQGGKILVVDDEERIRRLIRMYLEREEYEVVEAEDGEEALEMADKDDFDLILLDLMMPGKDGIEVCQEIREKKATPIIMLTAKGEESNRVQGFEAGTDDYIVKPFSPREVVLRVKALLRRSSSTKFLQTETGARDVLVFDHLTIDNDAHRVKADGKDVSLTPKEYELLLFLAQAPDKVFDREQLLKEVWQYEFFGDLRTVDTHVKRLREKLSKVSKDAAKMIVTVWGVGYKFEVVGD; this is encoded by the coding sequence ATGGACCAAGGTGGAAAAATTTTAGTAGTAGATGATGAGGAACGCATCCGTCGATTAATTAGAATGTATTTAGAAAGAGAAGAATATGAAGTGGTCGAGGCTGAAGACGGAGAAGAAGCCTTAGAGATGGCTGATAAAGATGATTTCGATTTGATCCTTCTTGATTTGATGATGCCTGGAAAAGATGGGATTGAAGTGTGTCAAGAAATTCGAGAGAAAAAGGCCACACCCATAATCATGTTAACCGCTAAAGGGGAAGAGTCCAATCGTGTACAAGGGTTTGAGGCTGGAACAGATGATTATATTGTAAAACCGTTTAGTCCAAGAGAAGTTGTACTACGTGTAAAAGCACTGTTAAGACGCTCTTCTTCCACGAAATTTCTTCAAACGGAAACAGGTGCAAGAGACGTGTTGGTTTTCGATCATTTAACCATTGATAATGATGCTCACCGCGTGAAAGCCGACGGGAAAGATGTGAGTTTGACTCCAAAAGAATATGAACTACTCCTATTCCTTGCGCAGGCACCTGATAAAGTATTTGATCGTGAGCAGCTTTTAAAAGAAGTTTGGCAGTATGAGTTTTTTGGTGATTTGAGAACAGTTGATACTCATGTGAAACGCCTTCGTGAGAAACTAAGTAAAGTATCTAAAGATGCCGCTAAAATGATTGTTACTGTATGGGGCGTCGGATACAAATTTGAGGTAGTTGGTGACTAA
- the ccsB gene encoding c-type cytochrome biogenesis protein CcsB: MELSTISSNLLYAAFFLYLIATFFFGGTIREKDVKQKVSKAGTIGIGITIVGFVAQVGYFITRWIASHHAPLSNLFEYTTFFGMMLVLAFIVIYFIYRLNILGLFVLPVALLVIAYASMFPSEISPLIPALNTHWLYIHVSTVSLGQAILAVSFAAGLLYLIKTIDQTEKTKKTSWLEFIIYTIFAVIGFIVITSGFRLAGYEAAFDVPPKEGMTEVSTVEYTLPPIVGPKDGTLQNNGGSGPLFEAPSWMKGEKAARKLNTMIWSLLVGLALYWLTRLLLRKRVAAAIQPKLTRVKPSLVDEVSYRAVAIGFPVFTLGGLIFAMIWAQIAWNRFWGWDPKEVWALITWLFYAVFLHLRLGAGWHGEKSAWLAVIGFAIIMFNLIAVNLVLAGLHSYA; this comes from the coding sequence TTGGAACTAAGCACAATAAGTAGTAATTTACTCTATGCCGCCTTTTTTCTTTATCTAATCGCTACTTTCTTTTTCGGAGGTACGATTCGTGAGAAAGACGTTAAACAGAAGGTGTCAAAGGCGGGTACTATAGGAATTGGAATAACCATCGTTGGCTTTGTGGCTCAAGTGGGCTACTTTATTACTCGCTGGATTGCTAGCCATCATGCCCCACTTAGTAACTTATTTGAATACACAACGTTCTTCGGCATGATGCTAGTGCTAGCTTTTATTGTTATCTATTTTATCTACCGTTTAAATATTTTAGGGCTATTTGTATTACCAGTAGCTTTATTAGTTATCGCTTATGCAAGCATGTTTCCTAGTGAAATTTCGCCTTTAATTCCAGCGCTTAATACCCACTGGCTGTATATTCATGTTTCTACTGTATCACTTGGACAGGCTATTTTAGCTGTCAGTTTTGCAGCTGGCTTATTGTACTTAATCAAAACCATTGATCAAACCGAAAAGACGAAGAAAACGTCATGGTTAGAATTTATTATTTACACGATCTTTGCCGTAATTGGATTTATTGTGATAACAAGTGGATTCAGATTAGCTGGTTATGAAGCTGCATTTGATGTTCCTCCTAAAGAAGGAATGACTGAAGTAAGCACAGTAGAATATACACTCCCTCCGATTGTAGGTCCTAAAGATGGTACCTTACAAAATAACGGAGGAAGCGGACCTTTATTTGAAGCTCCTTCTTGGATGAAAGGAGAGAAGGCTGCAAGAAAGTTAAATACTATGATTTGGTCCCTTCTTGTAGGCTTAGCCTTATATTGGTTAACAAGGCTATTGTTAAGGAAGCGGGTTGCTGCAGCCATTCAGCCTAAATTAACTCGTGTGAAGCCTTCATTAGTCGATGAAGTGTCCTATCGAGCAGTAGCCATTGGATTTCCTGTCTTTACATTAGGTGGACTGATCTTTGCGATGATCTGGGCGCAAATTGCGTGGAACCGTTTCTGGGGATGGGACCCTAAAGAAGTATGGGCTCTTATAACGTGGTTGTTCTATGCAGTATTCTTACATCTACGTTTAGGTGCAGGTTGGCATGGCGAGAAATCTGCATGGTTAGCCGTAATCGGATTTGCCATTATTATGTTTAACCTAATTGCTGTTAACCTGGTGTTAGCAGGTCTACATTCATACGCTTAA
- the resB gene encoding cytochrome c biogenesis protein ResB, which translates to MNKIKCECGHINPEGTVLCEACGKPVEENQHIDGNNKSKLLNMRYDGSARRSKTYNKTIVDKIWNFFSSVKVGVWLIAITLIASSIGTIFPQAMNNQSPLPPEQYYEQNYGMAGQIYYQLGFHDLYGSWWYMILIASIGVSLVICSIDRVVPLYRALKKQKPKRHETFLKRQRVFGEAEDASNEDYHSIVENLKKRRYKVTEENGHVLAEKGRFSRWGPYVNHIGLIIFLLGALLRFVPSMYVDANVWVREGETKMLEGTEGEYYIKNEDFIVEMYDEDDERYKEAIKKQGGAVPKNYQTNAVLYERTDEALPGVDPELKEVKNGEIRVNEPLKINGYAIYQTTYQLNEFKTMTFKLHERNDPEEKSLGEFTVDLVDPEPEYTLDNGYRVELYDYYPEFEMKDGVPSSFSKYPKDPAFVFHVYPPGEDEPEVNFLAIGSNLDPGGENQYKLGIADLEVRDVTGLTIRKDYTLPLLGIGGAIFMIGVIQGMYWNHRRIWIHRREKGFWIAGHTNKNWFGLKKDIEKVLDGTNVKEPEDQQELKEEPHNGSKGKEE; encoded by the coding sequence ATGAACAAAATCAAATGTGAGTGCGGACACATTAACCCTGAAGGGACCGTTCTCTGTGAAGCTTGTGGGAAACCAGTAGAAGAAAATCAGCACATTGATGGGAATAACAAAAGCAAACTTTTGAACATGAGATATGATGGAAGTGCGAGACGTTCTAAAACATACAACAAAACAATTGTTGATAAGATTTGGAATTTCTTCTCTTCTGTAAAAGTAGGGGTCTGGCTAATTGCCATTACATTAATTGCTTCATCCATTGGAACAATTTTTCCACAGGCGATGAACAATCAGTCTCCTTTACCTCCTGAACAATATTATGAACAGAATTATGGGATGGCAGGCCAGATTTATTACCAGCTTGGGTTTCATGATTTATATGGTTCATGGTGGTATATGATTTTAATAGCCTCGATAGGGGTTTCACTTGTTATCTGTAGTATTGATCGTGTCGTACCCTTATATCGTGCTTTAAAGAAGCAGAAACCAAAACGACACGAAACGTTTTTAAAGAGGCAACGCGTATTTGGAGAAGCAGAGGATGCTTCGAATGAGGACTACCATAGTATTGTAGAAAATTTAAAAAAACGCCGATATAAGGTAACAGAAGAGAACGGGCATGTCCTTGCTGAAAAGGGTCGGTTCTCAAGATGGGGACCTTATGTCAATCACATAGGGTTAATCATTTTCCTTCTAGGTGCCTTACTGCGGTTTGTTCCTTCTATGTATGTCGATGCCAACGTATGGGTTCGAGAAGGCGAAACCAAAATGCTTGAGGGAACTGAAGGCGAGTACTATATCAAGAATGAGGATTTCATTGTTGAGATGTATGATGAAGATGATGAGAGGTATAAAGAAGCCATCAAAAAACAAGGTGGAGCTGTACCGAAAAACTATCAGACAAATGCTGTATTATATGAACGTACAGACGAAGCTCTCCCTGGTGTGGACCCTGAATTGAAAGAAGTAAAGAATGGGGAAATCCGGGTTAATGAACCGTTAAAAATAAATGGATATGCCATTTATCAAACAACTTATCAGTTAAATGAATTTAAAACGATGACCTTTAAATTACATGAGAGAAATGATCCGGAAGAGAAATCTCTTGGAGAGTTTACAGTGGATTTAGTGGATCCGGAACCAGAATATACACTGGATAATGGCTACAGAGTGGAGCTTTATGATTACTACCCTGAGTTCGAAATGAAAGACGGGGTCCCAAGCTCTTTCTCCAAATACCCTAAAGATCCTGCTTTTGTGTTCCATGTTTACCCACCTGGAGAAGATGAACCAGAAGTGAACTTTCTTGCAATAGGGTCTAATTTAGATCCTGGTGGAGAAAATCAATATAAACTTGGAATTGCTGATTTAGAAGTACGAGACGTAACAGGGTTAACCATACGTAAAGACTACACTTTGCCTTTATTAGGTATTGGTGGTGCGATCTTTATGATTGGCGTTATCCAAGGAATGTATTGGAATCATAGACGAATATGGATTCACAGGAGAGAAAAGGGATTTTGGATTGCAGGTCACACGAATAAAAACTGGTTTGGTCTTAAGAAAGATATAGAAAAAGTCTTAGATGGGACGAATGTTAAAGAACCAGAGGACCAGCAGGAGTTAAAAGAGGAGCCCCATAATGGTTCAAAGGGTAAGGAGGAATAA
- the resA gene encoding thiol-disulfide oxidoreductase ResA: MADKKKKRLIFRSIILVVLAIAVGFALYSSFTDGEKAVLKEGDTAPNFKLKTVNHETADALALSDFKGKGVMVNFWATYCEPCKEEMPYMEELYKKYKDKDVEILAVNLDQSELVVKRFLNEYGITFPIVHDKKGQVMGEYGVGYLPASYFINPDGTIEKKIIGPLTLDRLEGYLQDITPES; encoded by the coding sequence ATGGCAGATAAGAAGAAAAAAAGACTGATTTTTCGTAGTATCATTTTAGTCGTGCTGGCGATTGCCGTTGGGTTTGCGCTCTATTCCTCCTTTACAGATGGTGAAAAGGCCGTTTTAAAAGAAGGAGACACGGCTCCAAATTTTAAATTGAAAACGGTTAATCATGAAACGGCCGATGCTCTTGCACTTTCTGACTTTAAAGGCAAGGGTGTTATGGTGAACTTTTGGGCTACATACTGTGAACCTTGTAAAGAAGAAATGCCTTATATGGAAGAGTTATATAAGAAATACAAGGATAAAGATGTAGAGATTCTGGCAGTTAATCTCGATCAAAGTGAACTCGTCGTTAAGCGATTCTTAAATGAATACGGAATCACATTTCCAATCGTTCATGATAAAAAAGGCCAAGTTATGGGGGAGTATGGGGTAGGCTACCTACCGGCTAGTTATTTTATTAATCCAGACGGTACCATTGAAAAGAAAATCATTGGACCATTAACGCTCGATCGTCTGGAGGGTTATTTACAAGACATAACACCTGAGTCTTAA
- a CDS encoding pseudouridine synthase — MADHQERLQKVIAKSGVTSRRKAEVYITDGRVKVNGKVVSELGTKVGPNDTVEVDGVPLEKEVPVYYLLYKPRGVISSVSDDKDRKVVTDFLPEVNERVYPVGRLDYDTSGLIILTNDGSFAQSLMHPKHQIDKVYVAKVKGIPTKEELQSLKQGIKSDGEYLKAIHTKMISSDRKKNTSIIQMILHEGKNRQIRRMFEALGYPVDKLKRERYGFLTTQGLQPGECRELTPHEVKLLKKASE; from the coding sequence ATGGCAGATCATCAAGAAAGATTGCAAAAAGTTATTGCAAAAAGTGGAGTAACTTCAAGAAGAAAAGCAGAAGTTTATATTACAGATGGAAGAGTTAAAGTAAATGGGAAAGTTGTAAGTGAGCTTGGAACCAAAGTAGGGCCTAATGATACGGTAGAAGTAGATGGGGTCCCTCTCGAGAAAGAAGTTCCTGTTTATTACTTGTTATATAAACCTAGAGGCGTAATTTCTAGTGTTAGTGATGACAAAGATCGTAAAGTAGTTACAGACTTTTTACCTGAGGTAAATGAACGCGTGTACCCAGTTGGAAGGCTTGATTATGATACATCTGGGCTGATTATCCTTACAAATGATGGATCATTTGCGCAGTCTCTTATGCACCCTAAGCATCAAATCGATAAAGTATATGTAGCGAAGGTAAAAGGTATACCGACTAAAGAAGAATTGCAGAGTTTAAAACAAGGAATTAAATCAGACGGAGAGTATTTAAAAGCCATTCACACAAAAATGATATCTAGTGATCGAAAGAAAAATACATCGATTATTCAGATGATTCTTCACGAAGGGAAGAACCGTCAAATCCGTCGTATGTTTGAGGCGTTAGGATATCCTGTTGATAAATTGAAGCGTGAACGGTATGGCTTTTTAACAACTCAAGGTCTTCAACCAGGCGAATGCCGGGAACTCACTCCCCATGAAGTGAAATTACTAAAAAAAGCATCAGAATAA
- a CDS encoding spore maturation protein, whose product MQWLTTVSTWMIPLLILLVLIVGTIKQVPTYETFVEGGKEGIKMAISLLPFLLGMMVAIAIFRASGAMESIVALFSPLLQLVGVPSEIVPLAMVRPISGTAALGMTTEIIGTHGPDSFLGRLASTMQGSTDTTLYIITVYFGAVGIKRMGDALKVGLIADFIGIIASIIVVSIVFGS is encoded by the coding sequence ATGCAGTGGTTAACAACTGTCAGTACATGGATGATCCCCTTGCTCATCTTACTTGTTTTAATTGTTGGGACAATTAAGCAAGTCCCAACCTATGAAACATTCGTAGAAGGAGGGAAAGAGGGGATTAAAATGGCTATTAGTCTTCTACCATTTCTATTAGGAATGATGGTGGCTATAGCTATCTTTAGAGCTTCAGGTGCGATGGAATCGATCGTAGCGCTATTTTCCCCTTTATTACAGCTTGTTGGTGTTCCTTCAGAAATTGTCCCCTTAGCCATGGTGAGGCCTATATCGGGTACAGCAGCTCTTGGGATGACAACTGAAATTATAGGAACACATGGTCCTGATTCTTTCTTGGGGCGACTTGCCTCTACAATGCAAGGAAGTACAGATACAACGCTTTACATTATTACGGTATATTTTGGGGCTGTAGGGATTAAGCGTATGGGGGATGCATTGAAAGTTGGACTAATCGCGGATTTTATTGGTATAATTGCCTCTATCATCGTTGTGTCGATTGTATTTGGCTCATAA
- a CDS encoding nucleoside recognition domain-containing protein, whose translation MVNLIWVFMAAGGIIFAMFNGTMTDVNEALFQTADDAVMLSISLMSVMIFWLGLMKIAEKAGLLDMLSRLFRPLIKRLFPDIPAEHPAMGYILSNISANLFGLGNAATPMGIKAMEEMKKLQPGSDEASRSMITFLAINTSSVTLIPTTVIAIRMKYESVAPTEIVATTIVATLISTLGAVLVDRFFYTLRERRAK comes from the coding sequence ATGGTTAATCTAATATGGGTTTTTATGGCGGCAGGAGGTATTATCTTCGCAATGTTTAATGGAACAATGACTGATGTGAATGAGGCATTGTTTCAAACAGCTGATGACGCTGTTATGTTAAGCATTAGCTTAATGAGTGTGATGATCTTTTGGCTAGGGCTCATGAAAATTGCTGAAAAGGCGGGGTTACTTGATATGTTATCCCGCTTGTTCCGCCCTCTAATTAAAAGGCTTTTTCCTGATATTCCTGCTGAACACCCTGCTATGGGATATATACTGTCTAATATCTCTGCGAATTTATTCGGTCTTGGGAATGCAGCTACACCTATGGGGATCAAAGCAATGGAAGAGATGAAGAAGTTGCAGCCTGGCAGCGATGAAGCGAGTCGTTCGATGATTACTTTTCTAGCTATTAATACATCCTCTGTAACGTTAATCCCGACTACTGTCATTGCCATACGGATGAAATATGAATCTGTTGCTCCTACTGAAATTGTGGCCACGACGATTGTAGCCACTTTGATTTCTACACTGGGAGCTGTATTGGTGGATCGCTTTTTTTATACGTTACGTGAGAGGAGGGCCAAGTAA